Proteins found in one Amycolatopsis aidingensis genomic segment:
- a CDS encoding replication-relaxation family protein, which yields MVSNPTPQRQLRTHRPQRPAPRVLNSAEHHAWLARHLTDRDRWLCRMLFEHHVLTSTQIIDIAFPGRRAANLRLRNLYQWGVVHRFQPHRERGSHPMYYVLDTAGAVALAREDGLEPKELGYSREREIGRAFSLQLAHTVGCNGLFTTLIRRARQPGATGVLTAWWSASRCGRHWGDIVTPDGYGRWRDNDRDVEWFVEFDFGTEQLSRLAGKLARYQRLAEVTGITTPVLVWLPSATREANARKALAEALRALDRPARVPVATSSGDAAADPLDMAAPRWRRVDESAAGRVALADLPVLWPDMRAPAPRGEQRPELVTPATARPEIAPPSPMPPPDPARPQR from the coding sequence ATGGTTAGCAATCCCACCCCGCAGCGACAACTGCGCACGCACCGGCCGCAACGTCCCGCGCCACGCGTGCTCAACTCCGCCGAGCATCACGCGTGGCTGGCCCGGCATCTCACCGACCGCGACCGGTGGCTGTGCCGGATGCTGTTCGAGCACCACGTGCTCACCAGCACCCAGATCATCGACATCGCCTTCCCCGGCCGCCGCGCCGCGAACCTGCGCCTGCGCAACCTCTACCAATGGGGCGTCGTGCACCGCTTCCAGCCGCACCGCGAACGCGGCTCGCACCCGATGTACTACGTCCTCGACACCGCCGGAGCGGTCGCCCTCGCCCGCGAGGACGGACTCGAGCCCAAAGAACTGGGCTACAGCCGCGAGCGCGAGATCGGGCGCGCGTTCTCCCTGCAACTGGCGCACACCGTGGGCTGCAACGGGCTGTTCACCACCCTGATCCGCCGCGCACGTCAACCCGGCGCCACCGGCGTGCTCACAGCGTGGTGGTCCGCCTCCCGCTGCGGCCGGCACTGGGGCGACATCGTCACCCCGGATGGCTACGGCCGCTGGCGTGACAACGACCGGGACGTCGAGTGGTTCGTCGAGTTCGACTTCGGCACCGAACAACTATCCCGGCTAGCGGGCAAGCTGGCCCGCTACCAGCGCCTGGCCGAGGTCACGGGCATCACCACGCCGGTGCTGGTATGGCTGCCCAGCGCCACCCGCGAGGCCAACGCCCGCAAGGCCCTGGCCGAAGCGCTCCGCGCTCTCGACCGGCCCGCCCGCGTACCGGTGGCGACCAGCAGCGGCGACGCAGCCGCCGACCCACTCGACATGGCCGCGCCCCGGTGGCGCCGGGTCGACGAGTCCGCCGCCGGTCGGGTGGCGCTGGCCGACCTGCCCGTCCTCTGGCCAGACATGCGTGCCCCGGCACCCCGCGGTGAGCAGCGCCCGGAGCTCGTCACACCCGCAACCGCACGCCCCGAGATCGCGCCACCCTCGCCGATGCCGCCGCCCGATCCCGCACGTCCGCAGAGGTGA
- a CDS encoding M23 family metallopeptidase has product MGRFAATGAAFVAVLILLIGGGALAVIQSVSSSSRSGANCAPAGATATSAAGYGPEQMNHAATIVAVGKQMQVPEYGWVIAIATAITESGLRNLSYGDRDSLGLFQQRPSMGWGSREQILDPTYAAAQFYRRLLALPSWQHMGLAPAAQAVQRSAFPGRYANHEQAARQIVGAVRGATCTATAMTGGWTPPTRGTCTSGFGYRGSEFHKGLDIGAPIGTPILAANAGTVISSGPASGYGLWVRIQHAGGIVTIYGHNDHNLVREGQYVQAGQPIAAVGNRGASTGAHLHLQIEANGQAVDPVEFYRQRGGQLCG; this is encoded by the coding sequence ATGGGTCGGTTCGCCGCGACCGGGGCCGCGTTCGTCGCCGTGCTCATCCTCCTCATCGGCGGCGGCGCCCTCGCTGTCATCCAGTCCGTGTCAAGCAGTTCCCGCAGCGGCGCGAACTGCGCACCCGCTGGGGCCACCGCGACATCCGCAGCCGGGTACGGCCCAGAACAGATGAACCACGCAGCCACCATCGTCGCCGTCGGCAAACAGATGCAGGTGCCCGAATACGGGTGGGTGATCGCCATTGCCACAGCCATTACCGAGTCGGGTCTGCGCAACCTCTCTTACGGAGATCGGGACTCGTTGGGGCTGTTCCAGCAGCGGCCCTCGATGGGCTGGGGCTCACGCGAGCAGATCCTCGACCCCACCTACGCCGCCGCCCAGTTCTACCGGCGCCTGCTCGCGCTGCCGAGCTGGCAACACATGGGCCTCGCCCCCGCGGCGCAGGCAGTGCAACGTTCCGCCTTCCCCGGCCGGTATGCCAATCACGAGCAGGCCGCGCGCCAGATCGTCGGCGCGGTACGCGGCGCCACCTGCACAGCCACTGCGATGACCGGCGGCTGGACGCCTCCGACCCGCGGCACTTGTACCTCCGGCTTCGGGTACCGCGGTAGTGAGTTCCACAAAGGGCTCGACATCGGCGCGCCCATCGGTACGCCGATCCTCGCGGCCAACGCCGGAACGGTGATCAGCTCAGGCCCAGCGTCCGGCTACGGACTGTGGGTGCGCATCCAGCACGCGGGCGGGATTGTGACGATCTACGGGCACAACGACCATAACCTCGTCCGCGAAGGACAATACGTACAGGCCGGGCAGCCGATCGCCGCAGTCGGAAACCGGGGAGCTTCCACCGGTGCGCACCTCCACCTGCAGATCGAGGCCAACGGACAGGCCGTCGACCCGGTGGAGTTCTACCGCCAGCGAGGAGGACAACTCTGCGGATAG
- a CDS encoding class I SAM-dependent methyltransferase yields the protein MIEDRVGRGGHGVRPACQVGFVLSEVLEHVPDDDALLTEAARVLAPGGVLAISVPRWFPECVCWALSREYHQVDGGHIRIYRRRQLLRHIHSTGLDHTYTHHAHALHVPYWWLKCLVGVHRDTPLVRRYHDFLCREILNGPWPTPRIQRLLNSALGKSLVLYARKPGSLA from the coding sequence GTGATCGAGGACCGCGTTGGCCGCGGCGGTCACGGCGTCCGGCCAGCTTGCCAGGTCGGCTTCGTCCTGTCCGAAGTCCTCGAACACGTCCCTGACGATGACGCCCTGCTCACCGAGGCCGCGCGTGTGCTGGCCCCCGGTGGCGTGCTCGCGATCAGCGTGCCCCGATGGTTCCCCGAATGCGTCTGCTGGGCACTCTCCCGCGAGTACCACCAGGTCGACGGCGGCCACATCCGCATCTACCGACGCCGCCAACTGCTCCGCCACATCCACTCCACCGGCCTGGACCACACATACACCCACCACGCCCATGCACTACACGTGCCGTACTGGTGGCTCAAATGCCTCGTCGGAGTCCACCGCGACACCCCACTCGTCCGGCGCTACCACGACTTCCTCTGCCGCGAGATCCTCAACGGCCCCTGGCCCACCCCGCGCATCCAACGCCTACTCAACAGCGCGCTCGGCAAGAGCCTCGTGCTCTACGCCCGCAAACCCGGGTCCCTGGCATGA
- a CDS encoding sigma-70 family RNA polymerase sigma factor, with protein sequence MYRWRPIAGRAARVRRGGRNESGGDCRDVGMTQINEQTLQHAEQRTAEDEVSEDREPTAAEVLAWRRDDVFLPEAETTPEEFPSLQNISAGFIFGGVVRPLEPAPPEYATLPMSRTSDREFVALAQWNMLWEAAQFRRRFFDLDDLPEPMAKIADLGDVNVTFVPRTRTRYFEYAPLFHLLSRRVLDMFGLPLLRGGQWPFMADWAGIDDFLPDDFEARLARAWAWAVWPRLVSGSKMKAFSADDPIRLLAHNLDFWVPAVTATIQDRLRDFPEVDKGKTPGPVTLEDGSVLAGAVAGNPRMGGPVWFGEDDAHDAVVETVEAADRTGRLRGILDAVRSHRVEDDFSSHWSYAREDFERKLHGKRRKIAVKFVELTDTIPVQGPESEVLGNVVTNDFLALLDARNRQIVVLLNSGVTSKTEIADVLGYANHSAVSKRLAQIRRAAEAYFDDM encoded by the coding sequence GTGTACCGGTGGAGGCCGATAGCGGGTCGCGCGGCCCGGGTCCGTCGCGGCGGTCGGAACGAATCTGGCGGCGACTGTCGTGATGTAGGTATGACTCAGATTAACGAGCAGACCCTTCAGCACGCGGAGCAGCGAACGGCGGAGGATGAGGTGAGCGAGGATCGCGAGCCGACTGCGGCCGAGGTGCTGGCGTGGCGCCGCGATGACGTGTTCCTCCCCGAGGCCGAGACGACTCCGGAGGAGTTTCCGTCTTTGCAGAACATCTCCGCCGGCTTCATCTTCGGCGGTGTGGTTCGCCCGCTCGAACCGGCTCCGCCGGAGTACGCGACGCTCCCGATGTCCCGCACCTCGGATCGGGAGTTCGTCGCGCTCGCGCAGTGGAACATGCTGTGGGAGGCGGCCCAGTTCCGGCGCCGCTTCTTCGACCTGGACGACCTGCCGGAGCCGATGGCGAAGATCGCCGACCTCGGCGACGTCAACGTCACGTTCGTGCCCCGGACACGGACGCGGTACTTCGAGTACGCACCGCTGTTCCACCTGCTGTCCAGGCGTGTCCTGGACATGTTCGGACTGCCGTTGCTGCGGGGTGGCCAGTGGCCGTTCATGGCCGACTGGGCGGGGATCGATGACTTCCTGCCGGACGACTTCGAAGCTCGGCTGGCCCGCGCGTGGGCGTGGGCGGTGTGGCCGCGCCTGGTGTCGGGGTCGAAGATGAAGGCGTTCTCGGCTGACGACCCGATCCGGCTGCTGGCCCACAACCTGGACTTCTGGGTGCCCGCGGTCACCGCCACTATCCAAGACCGGCTGCGGGACTTCCCCGAAGTCGACAAGGGCAAGACTCCCGGTCCGGTCACTCTTGAGGACGGCAGCGTGCTCGCCGGGGCCGTAGCAGGCAACCCGCGAATGGGCGGGCCCGTATGGTTTGGCGAGGACGACGCTCACGACGCTGTGGTTGAGACCGTGGAGGCAGCCGACCGGACCGGTCGGCTGCGCGGCATCCTGGACGCGGTCCGCTCCCATCGGGTGGAGGACGATTTCTCCAGCCACTGGTCGTACGCTCGCGAAGACTTTGAACGCAAGCTGCACGGTAAACGACGTAAGATCGCCGTGAAGTTCGTCGAGTTGACCGACACCATTCCGGTCCAAGGGCCGGAGAGTGAGGTGCTCGGCAATGTGGTCACCAACGACTTCCTCGCACTGCTGGACGCCCGGAATCGGCAGATCGTCGTGCTGCTCAACAGCGGCGTGACAAGCAAAACCGAGATCGCTGACGTACTCGGGTATGCCAACCACAGCGCCGTCTCGAAGCGCCTGGCACAGATCCGCAGGGCCGCGGAAGCGTACTTCGACGATATGTGA
- a CDS encoding type IV secretory system conjugative DNA transfer family protein, whose protein sequence is MFPVQPSAQAGVVASPLQDYLRDPGAAVRAVVTALRDVAVSWGPVAGPVLALVVTGVVAGRRWWGRRCQDQMATDARGVTVLAPPTVDPDGAAALYSNLVGLLRPGWKRRIHGQPHIVWEYVFSHAGVALRLWLPGVVPPGMAERAIEAAWPGAHTRTTPAKPPIPVTHPPGKAVEAVGGELRLARSEALPIRSDFPADPVRALLGAPVGLAIHERAVVQILARPVTGARVRKARRAARRVRAGRPVKVAGRLLDLLTPHTRSHTPRAGASKPVTDHQTSLETSAQDRVIVAKQRGSQYETRIRYAVATLVDQHTTSAERVPVREHLRGRGHAIASAFAAYSEHNYYRRVRLTNPIQAVAGRRLTSGDLLSIAELAALAHVPTDEAVPGLQRAGAKAVPPPPGIATDGAGVKPIGVSDSGHSRPVGLRVADARHHVHILGATGSGKSELMARMILEDAEAGRGLVVIDPKGDLVADTLMRLPSRLGEKVVLFDADSRSRPPVLNPLEGPDTARTVDNLVSIFSHIYASSWGPRTEDILRSGLLTLRELPGTPTLTDLPTLLTVPAFRHRALEQISDDVLTGFWSWYDDLSDASRAQVVAPLMNKLRGLLLRPFVRASLAGGTSTVDMDAVLDGGICLVRLGKDALGMDTARLIGSIVVARTWQAATRRARIPQRDRHDASLYIDECHNFLHLAYPMEDMLAEARAYRMSMTLAHQYLRQLPRELEEGISTNARSKIIFSASPEDARDLARHTAPRLTEHDLANLGRFHVAARLVLDSEEAPPFTGVTEKLPPTIPGRAKEIRRLARVNTEPRSTQEPAENVRPRAVDPRRAV, encoded by the coding sequence ATGTTTCCTGTCCAGCCTAGTGCTCAGGCGGGGGTGGTCGCCTCACCGTTGCAGGACTACCTCCGCGATCCTGGTGCCGCGGTCCGCGCAGTAGTCACCGCGCTGCGGGACGTCGCCGTGTCGTGGGGGCCTGTCGCCGGGCCGGTGCTCGCGCTGGTGGTGACCGGTGTCGTGGCCGGGCGCCGGTGGTGGGGCCGCCGCTGCCAAGACCAGATGGCCACCGACGCCCGGGGGGTCACCGTGCTGGCCCCGCCCACGGTCGATCCGGACGGTGCAGCAGCGTTGTACTCCAATCTGGTCGGGTTGTTGCGGCCCGGCTGGAAGCGCCGGATCCACGGCCAGCCGCACATCGTGTGGGAGTACGTGTTCTCCCACGCTGGCGTCGCGCTGCGGTTGTGGCTGCCAGGCGTCGTGCCGCCCGGTATGGCCGAACGCGCGATCGAGGCCGCCTGGCCCGGCGCGCACACCCGCACCACGCCGGCCAAGCCACCGATCCCCGTGACCCACCCGCCGGGGAAAGCGGTCGAGGCCGTGGGCGGTGAACTGCGCCTGGCCCGCAGCGAAGCCCTGCCGATCCGGTCGGACTTCCCAGCTGATCCGGTCCGGGCCTTGCTGGGCGCCCCAGTCGGGCTCGCCATCCATGAGCGTGCCGTGGTGCAGATCCTCGCGCGCCCGGTCACCGGCGCCCGCGTGCGGAAAGCGCGCCGAGCGGCCCGCCGGGTCCGCGCCGGCAGGCCGGTCAAGGTGGCCGGGCGGCTGCTGGACCTGCTCACCCCGCACACCAGGTCCCACACACCCCGCGCAGGGGCCAGCAAACCGGTCACCGATCACCAGACCTCGCTGGAGACCTCCGCGCAGGACCGGGTCATCGTGGCCAAACAGCGCGGCTCCCAGTACGAAACCCGCATCCGCTACGCCGTGGCCACCCTCGTCGACCAGCACACAACCAGTGCTGAGCGGGTCCCGGTGCGCGAGCACCTGCGCGGACGCGGCCACGCCATCGCCAGCGCGTTCGCGGCCTACAGCGAGCACAACTACTACCGCCGCGTCCGGCTCACCAACCCGATCCAAGCCGTAGCCGGGCGGCGCCTGACCAGCGGTGATCTGCTCTCGATCGCCGAGTTAGCAGCGCTGGCGCACGTGCCCACGGACGAGGCCGTGCCGGGTTTGCAGCGCGCCGGGGCGAAAGCGGTCCCGCCGCCACCGGGGATCGCCACCGACGGCGCCGGGGTGAAGCCGATCGGGGTCAGCGACTCCGGCCATTCCCGGCCGGTGGGGCTGCGCGTGGCCGACGCCCGCCACCACGTGCACATCCTCGGCGCGACCGGATCCGGCAAGTCCGAATTGATGGCCCGGATGATCCTCGAGGACGCCGAGGCCGGCCGCGGCCTGGTCGTCATCGATCCCAAGGGCGACCTGGTCGCCGACACCCTGATGCGGCTGCCCTCGCGGCTCGGCGAGAAGGTCGTCCTCTTCGACGCCGACAGCCGCTCCCGCCCCCCGGTGCTCAACCCGCTCGAAGGCCCGGACACGGCCCGCACCGTGGACAACCTGGTCTCGATCTTCTCCCACATCTACGCCTCCAGCTGGGGCCCGCGCACCGAGGACATCCTGCGCTCCGGGCTGCTGACCCTGCGCGAACTCCCCGGCACCCCCACCTTGACCGACCTCCCGACACTGCTCACCGTGCCCGCGTTCCGGCACCGCGCACTCGAACAGATCTCCGACGACGTCCTCACCGGGTTCTGGAGCTGGTACGACGACCTGTCCGACGCCAGCAGGGCCCAAGTCGTCGCGCCGCTGATGAACAAGCTCCGCGGCCTGCTGCTGCGCCCCTTCGTGCGCGCCTCACTCGCCGGAGGCACCTCCACGGTGGACATGGACGCCGTGCTCGACGGCGGCATCTGCCTGGTACGCCTCGGCAAGGACGCCCTCGGGATGGACACCGCCCGGCTGATCGGCTCGATCGTCGTCGCCCGGACCTGGCAAGCCGCCACACGGCGAGCCCGGATACCGCAACGCGACCGGCACGACGCCTCGCTCTACATCGACGAGTGCCACAACTTCCTCCATCTCGCTTATCCCATGGAGGACATGCTCGCCGAGGCCCGCGCCTACCGAATGTCCATGACGCTCGCGCACCAATACCTCCGGCAACTGCCCCGCGAGCTGGAAGAAGGCATCTCCACCAACGCCCGCTCAAAGATCATCTTCTCCGCGTCGCCCGAAGACGCCCGTGACCTCGCCCGGCACACCGCACCCCGACTCACCGAGCACGACCTCGCCAACCTCGGCCGCTTCCACGTCGCCGCACGGCTCGTGCTCGACAGCGAGGAAGCACCCCCGTTCACCGGCGTCACCGAGAAACTCCCACCCACGATCCCAGGACGCGCCAAGGAAATCCGTCGGCTCGCGCGCGTGAACACCGAGCCCCGGAGCACACAGGAACCCGCCGAGAACGTCCGGCCGCGGGCGGTCGATCCCCGCCGCGCGGTCTGA
- a CDS encoding VirB4 family type IV secretion system protein yields MTSKLRRKKRPAHAPLGRASAFTPDSLSVAPRHLEVGGEWVASFAITGYPREVHAGWLQPLLSYPGRVDVALHIEPIDPVTAANRLKRQLSKLESGRRHTSEKGRLLDPMVEAATEDAYDLSARVARGEGKLYRLGLYLTVHATSQDDLAEHVAAVRSLAASLLMNAQPTTYRSLQGWVSTLPLALDLIGMRRTFDTSALAAAFPFTSPDLPPADPTSVAAPEGVLYGFNVGSQGLVHWDRFAADNYNSVVLGRSGAGKSYLVKLEALRSLYRGVEVAIIDPEDEYRRLCEAIGGTYLRLGDAEVRINPFDLPIALRPDGRRTAPKDALTRRALFLHTVIGVLLGADLSAQQRAVLDRAIMTTYQQAGITSDPRTWGRQAPLLADLATVLTTAPDPVAADLGARLHPFVEGAFSTMFSGPTTTRPEGHLTVFSLRDLPDELRPIGTLLTLDTVWRRVSNPAIRRPRLVTVDEAWLLMQDPAGTRFLHRMAKAARKHWAGLTIATQDVGDVLGTDLGKAIIANAATQLLLRQAPQAIDEIVATFNLSEGEKQFLISADKGQGLLSTGTQRVAFQSLASPQENTLITTDPAELATYAQQESSTDDGTLVDLGDDDTELALDADVDGHVDLDSAA; encoded by the coding sequence ATGACCAGCAAACTCCGCCGCAAGAAGCGACCCGCGCACGCGCCCCTGGGCAGGGCCAGCGCGTTCACCCCGGACTCGCTCTCCGTCGCACCGCGGCACCTCGAGGTCGGTGGGGAGTGGGTCGCGTCCTTCGCGATCACCGGCTATCCCCGCGAGGTGCATGCCGGGTGGCTGCAGCCGCTGCTGTCCTATCCCGGCCGCGTCGACGTCGCCCTGCACATCGAGCCGATCGACCCGGTCACCGCCGCCAACCGGCTCAAGCGCCAGCTGTCCAAGCTCGAATCCGGCAGGCGGCACACCAGCGAGAAAGGCCGCCTGCTAGACCCGATGGTCGAGGCCGCCACCGAGGACGCCTACGACCTCTCCGCCCGCGTCGCCCGCGGTGAAGGCAAGCTCTACCGGCTCGGCCTCTACCTAACCGTGCACGCCACCAGCCAGGACGACCTCGCCGAGCACGTCGCCGCGGTGCGCTCCCTGGCCGCGTCGCTGCTGATGAACGCCCAACCCACCACCTACCGCTCACTGCAGGGCTGGGTGTCCACCCTGCCGCTGGCGCTGGACCTGATCGGGATGCGCCGCACCTTCGACACCAGCGCCCTGGCCGCCGCGTTCCCCTTCACCAGCCCCGACCTGCCCCCGGCCGACCCGACCAGCGTCGCCGCCCCGGAAGGAGTGCTCTACGGGTTCAACGTCGGCAGCCAGGGCCTGGTGCACTGGGACCGCTTCGCCGCCGACAACTACAACAGCGTCGTGCTGGGCAGGTCGGGGGCGGGCAAGTCCTACCTGGTCAAGCTAGAAGCCCTGCGCAGCCTCTACCGCGGGGTCGAGGTCGCCATCATCGACCCCGAAGACGAGTACCGGCGGCTGTGCGAGGCCATCGGCGGCACCTACCTCCGCCTCGGCGACGCCGAGGTCCGCATCAACCCGTTCGACCTGCCCATCGCGCTGCGCCCGGACGGGCGCCGCACCGCACCCAAGGACGCCCTCACCCGCCGCGCGCTGTTTCTGCACACCGTGATCGGAGTCCTGCTCGGCGCCGACCTGTCCGCGCAGCAGCGCGCCGTGCTCGACCGGGCGATCATGACCACCTACCAGCAAGCCGGGATCACCAGCGACCCCCGAACCTGGGGCCGGCAGGCGCCGCTGCTGGCCGACCTCGCCACGGTCCTCACCACCGCCCCGGACCCGGTCGCCGCAGACCTAGGCGCGAGGTTGCACCCGTTCGTAGAGGGCGCGTTCTCCACGATGTTCTCCGGGCCGACCACCACCCGGCCCGAAGGGCACCTCACCGTGTTCAGCCTGCGCGATCTGCCCGACGAACTACGGCCGATCGGGACGCTGCTCACCCTGGACACCGTGTGGCGGCGGGTGTCCAACCCGGCCATCCGGCGCCCGAGACTGGTCACGGTCGACGAAGCATGGCTGCTCATGCAAGACCCCGCCGGGACGCGGTTCCTGCACCGGATGGCCAAAGCAGCCCGGAAACACTGGGCCGGGCTAACCATCGCGACCCAAGATGTCGGCGACGTCCTCGGAACAGACCTGGGCAAGGCCATCATCGCCAACGCAGCCACCCAGCTCCTCCTCCGCCAAGCACCGCAAGCGATCGACGAGATCGTGGCGACCTTCAACCTGTCCGAGGGCGAGAAACAGTTCCTCATCTCCGCGGACAAAGGACAAGGTCTCCTGAGCACCGGCACGCAACGGGTCGCGTTCCAATCCCTGGCCTCACCACAGGAAAACACGCTCATCACCACAGACCCGGCCGAGCTGGCGACCTACGCGCAACAGGAATCCAGCACGGACGACGGCACGCTGGTGGATCTCGGCGACGACGACACCGAGCTGGCTCTTGATGCAGACGTCGACGGTCACGTGGACCTCGACAGCGCCGCCTAA
- a CDS encoding N-6 DNA methylase: protein MHARKIAESAIVAWHGTYGSGRIDVPISAIATLAALPEKDSRGDDVADTASTWTAAEFIAYARHTWRSVIRARPETTHLLHPMTSWIFDDTQTTMHPHAHLVVQAALRAQQPSLTGTDRRFDTDLLGNVLTRLRPKSALQARGQFYTPADISKLIAHMSNVDEHSRVIEPMMGTGGMLRAAAEVMREHGRDPRIVQWVGGDIDEIAVACATVNSMIWVLGRNIVFHAGNTLAPDWQKHALDRREELLHLAKDIARDKAMLALLRSL from the coding sequence ATGCATGCCAGGAAAATCGCCGAGTCGGCAATAGTCGCATGGCACGGCACCTACGGCAGTGGACGTATCGACGTACCGATCTCTGCCATTGCCACACTCGCCGCTCTGCCGGAAAAGGACTCACGCGGAGACGACGTCGCTGACACAGCGAGCACGTGGACTGCGGCCGAGTTCATCGCCTACGCTCGCCACACCTGGCGATCCGTGATCCGAGCACGCCCCGAGACCACACACCTGCTGCACCCGATGACCTCGTGGATCTTCGACGACACCCAAACGACCATGCATCCACACGCACACCTGGTAGTGCAAGCAGCGTTGCGAGCACAGCAACCGAGCCTGACCGGCACCGACCGACGCTTCGACACCGACCTGCTCGGCAACGTGCTCACCCGGCTCCGACCGAAATCAGCACTGCAAGCTCGCGGCCAGTTCTACACACCCGCGGACATTTCCAAGCTGATCGCCCACATGTCGAATGTAGACGAACATTCGCGTGTGATCGAGCCGATGATGGGCACCGGTGGCATGCTCCGCGCGGCGGCAGAAGTGATGCGGGAACACGGGCGCGATCCCCGAATCGTCCAGTGGGTCGGTGGCGACATCGACGAGATCGCCGTGGCCTGCGCGACGGTGAACAGCATGATCTGGGTCCTGGGACGGAACATCGTCTTCCATGCGGGCAACACCTTGGCGCCGGACTGGCAGAAGCACGCCCTCGACCGGCGCGAGGAACTACTGCACCTCGCGAAGGACATCGCACGGGACAAGGCGATGCTCGCGCTGCTCAGATCGCTCTGA
- a CDS encoding GP88 family protein: MPSSATATRVPVRPARLLTQNREMRAIGVWNWTLPALAARLPDGRTQVTCPAASACTRICYARNGTYLFPAVKAKHTANLAYVLDDLPGWEAAMIRELSAPRFTGRFIRIHDAGDFFSDAYTLAWCRVMRACPQVTFYCYTKEVRRFKRLIEPDPPENFLWVYSYGGREDSVIDPDRDRVADVFPDTDAIAGAGWSSQEASDLLAVLGPRLVGVPANRIPQFLKRMGGRRLSEWQAEIDAERRGRRRGHLRLAPGDPTAPATAEGRPNADGAERQAA, from the coding sequence ATGCCTTCCTCCGCCACCGCGACCAGAGTTCCGGTCCGGCCAGCCCGGTTGTTGACGCAGAACCGGGAAATGCGCGCGATCGGTGTCTGGAACTGGACACTGCCCGCGCTCGCTGCCCGGCTGCCCGACGGGCGAACGCAGGTGACCTGCCCCGCAGCGAGCGCATGCACGCGAATCTGCTATGCCCGCAACGGGACCTACCTCTTCCCCGCAGTCAAAGCCAAACATACCGCCAATCTCGCGTACGTGCTGGACGATTTACCTGGCTGGGAAGCCGCCATGATCCGCGAGCTGTCAGCACCTCGCTTCACGGGCAGGTTCATCCGGATTCACGATGCGGGAGACTTTTTCTCTGATGCCTACACATTGGCGTGGTGTCGCGTGATGCGAGCGTGCCCACAGGTGACTTTCTACTGCTACACCAAGGAAGTTCGCCGCTTCAAACGGTTGATAGAACCGGACCCGCCGGAGAACTTCCTGTGGGTCTACAGCTACGGCGGTCGCGAAGACTCCGTCATCGACCCCGACCGTGACCGGGTCGCCGATGTGTTTCCCGACACCGACGCCATCGCCGGGGCCGGGTGGTCCTCGCAGGAAGCCTCGGACCTGCTGGCGGTGCTCGGTCCACGCCTGGTCGGGGTGCCCGCGAACCGGATCCCACAGTTCCTCAAGCGCATGGGCGGGCGGCGACTCTCCGAGTGGCAGGCGGAGATCGACGCCGAACGTCGCGGTAGGCGGCGTGGTCATCTGCGACTCGCGCCCGGCGACCCGACCGCTCCCGCGACGGCGGAGGGCCGTCCGAACGCGGACGGCGCCGAGCGGCAGGCGGCCTGA
- a CDS encoding prenyltransferase/squalene oxidase repeat-containing protein — protein sequence MTPELDATADTIAATQRPDGAIPADHRSELDPWNHIEAAMGLDTAGRHDAAARAYRWLAHRQNPDGSWYARYHHGRPVDLARDSNFTAYLAVGAHHHYRTTRDTTFLTDLWPTIDHAITFTLSLRRTDGSIAWRRHPDGTTTNLALLTGNSSIHHALRCAHALATHLGHDRPHWTEAAGRLRTAIRSGTGRFAPKPHAMDWYYPVLGGALEPPPHTTTSNTSGTASSTQPTASAACTTNPGPPRPKPPNSPSPSPPSTNTTAPTNSCTPSNDYATTTAPTGPATTTPPAPTGHPNAPPGPPQPSSSPTPP from the coding sequence ATGACCCCAGAACTCGACGCCACCGCCGACACCATCGCCGCCACCCAGCGGCCGGACGGAGCCATCCCCGCCGACCACCGCAGCGAACTCGACCCCTGGAACCACATCGAGGCCGCCATGGGCCTCGACACCGCCGGACGACACGACGCCGCCGCGCGCGCCTACCGCTGGCTCGCCCACCGCCAGAACCCGGACGGCTCCTGGTACGCCCGCTACCACCACGGCCGACCCGTCGACCTCGCCCGCGACAGCAACTTCACCGCCTACCTCGCCGTCGGCGCCCACCACCACTACCGCACCACCCGCGACACCACCTTCCTCACCGACCTCTGGCCCACCATCGACCACGCCATCACCTTCACCCTCAGCCTCCGGCGCACCGACGGCTCCATCGCCTGGCGACGCCACCCCGACGGCACCACCACCAACCTGGCCCTGCTCACCGGCAACAGCAGCATCCACCACGCCCTACGCTGCGCCCACGCCCTCGCCACCCACCTCGGCCACGACCGCCCCCACTGGACCGAAGCAGCAGGACGACTCAGAACCGCCATCCGCTCCGGCACCGGCCGGTTCGCACCCAAGCCCCACGCCATGGACTGGTATTACCCCGTACTCGGCGGCGCACTCGAACCCCCGCCGCACACCACCACCTCGAACACCAGTGGAACCGCTTCGTCCACCCAACCCACGGCGTCCGCTGCGTGCACCACGAACCCTGGACCACCGCGGCCGAAACCGCCGAACTCGCCCTCACCCTCGCCACCCTCGACCAACACGACCGCGCCCACCAACTCCTGCACACCCTCCAACGACTACGCCACCACGACGGCTCCTACTGGACCGGCCACAACTACACCACCAGCACCCACTGGCCACCCGAACGCACCACCTGGACCGCCGCAGCCGTCCTCCTCGCCAACGCCGCCCTGA